Proteins from a genomic interval of Treponema succinifaciens DSM 2489:
- the purE gene encoding 5-(carboxyamino)imidazole ribonucleotide mutase, with protein sequence MKVAIFLGSKSDLDTMKKSADVLKEFGVEYKAYVISAHRAGDLLVKTIASVEKEGCDVIIAGAGLSAALPGVIASRTVLPVVGVPLECINPGKSNGLAGMDSLLSIVQMPPQIPVATVGIGNAKNAAYLALEILGIKYPEIKTKLIEFRAKMTADAETNGGSGIEL encoded by the coding sequence ATGAAAGTTGCTATCTTTTTAGGTTCCAAGTCTGATTTGGATACAATGAAAAAATCCGCCGATGTTCTAAAAGAATTTGGCGTTGAATACAAGGCTTATGTTATTTCCGCGCACAGAGCCGGAGACTTGCTTGTAAAAACTATTGCTTCTGTAGAAAAAGAAGGATGCGATGTAATTATTGCTGGAGCAGGACTTAGCGCGGCTCTTCCAGGTGTTATTGCCAGCCGCACAGTTCTTCCTGTTGTAGGCGTTCCTCTTGAATGCATTAATCCGGGAAAATCAAACGGACTGGCAGGAATGGACTCTCTCCTTTCTATTGTTCAGATGCCGCCGCAAATTCCTGTTGCAACTGTCGGAATCGGAAATGCAAAAAATGCCGCTTATCTCGCGCTCGAAATCCTTGGAATCAAATATCCTGAAATAAAAACAAAGCTTATAGAATTCCGCGCAAAGATGACTGCTGATGCAGAAACAAACGGCGGTTCAGGAATAGAACTGTAA
- the purF gene encoding amidophosphoribosyltransferase — MKCCEFLVEEEEDKLRDECGVVGIYLNPPKQGEPEKKEYVAYSASDFNAATQAYYALYALQHRGQDSVGIAVSNGEDISIHKAMGTTAEVFKPENLEALKGNIACGHVRYATAGSASLENAQPLLLKSKLGAVAVAHNGQLVNYEQLREMLEDSGSTFSSTSDTEVILKLIAKSYKKGLERALTDTIQMIKGSFALVVSTEKCLIGARDPNGIRPLCLGKVENGWILASETCAIDSVNGTYVRDIQPGEIVIINEDGVLSFEFGERTSKRTCVFEYVYFARPDSIIDGIPVTEAREKMGACLARESGVPADVVIGVPDSGIGAAQGYAKEAGIPYASGIIKNKYIGRTFIAPTQRERENMVFVKLNAVKSVVNGKRVVVIDDSIVRGTTSRRLVQILRRAGAKEVHFRISSPPVKFPCYFGINTPTRGELISSIHSEEEICKEIGADSLAFISAEGMLEACRECNPEQYGFCKGCFTGEYPISVPGELSGKKISD; from the coding sequence ATGAAGTGCTGTGAATTTCTTGTTGAAGAAGAGGAAGACAAGCTGCGCGATGAATGCGGTGTTGTCGGAATTTATTTGAATCCACCTAAGCAAGGTGAACCAGAAAAAAAAGAATATGTGGCTTATTCTGCCAGTGATTTTAATGCCGCGACTCAGGCTTATTATGCGCTTTATGCGTTGCAGCACCGCGGGCAGGACAGTGTTGGAATTGCAGTAAGCAACGGCGAAGATATTTCCATTCACAAGGCAATGGGAACAACTGCGGAAGTCTTTAAGCCGGAAAATCTTGAAGCCTTAAAAGGAAACATTGCCTGCGGACACGTCCGTTATGCAACAGCAGGAAGCGCGTCTTTGGAAAACGCCCAGCCGCTTCTTTTAAAGTCAAAGCTCGGCGCGGTTGCAGTAGCCCACAACGGACAGCTTGTAAACTATGAGCAGCTCCGCGAAATGCTTGAAGATTCAGGAAGCACATTTTCTTCTACAAGCGACACGGAAGTCATTTTAAAGCTTATTGCAAAGTCTTACAAAAAAGGCCTTGAGCGCGCGCTGACCGATACAATACAGATGATAAAAGGCTCTTTTGCGCTTGTTGTTTCAACAGAAAAATGTCTTATCGGCGCAAGAGACCCAAACGGAATCCGTCCGCTCTGCCTTGGAAAAGTTGAAAACGGCTGGATTCTTGCAAGCGAAACCTGCGCAATTGACTCTGTGAACGGAACTTATGTTCGCGACATTCAGCCTGGCGAAATTGTAATAATAAATGAAGACGGAGTTCTTTCATTTGAATTTGGAGAGCGCACTTCCAAACGGACTTGCGTTTTTGAATACGTTTACTTTGCGCGCCCGGACAGCATAATCGACGGAATCCCAGTTACAGAAGCACGTGAAAAAATGGGAGCCTGCCTTGCACGTGAAAGCGGAGTTCCTGCGGATGTCGTTATTGGAGTTCCTGATTCTGGAATTGGAGCAGCCCAGGGATATGCAAAGGAAGCTGGAATTCCCTATGCAAGCGGAATCATAAAGAACAAATATATTGGACGCACCTTTATTGCGCCGACTCAGCGTGAGCGCGAGAACATGGTTTTTGTAAAGCTCAATGCTGTAAAGTCTGTTGTGAACGGAAAAAGAGTTGTTGTAATCGACGACTCCATTGTGCGTGGAACAACAAGCCGCCGCCTTGTCCAGATTTTAAGACGCGCTGGAGCAAAAGAAGTTCACTTTAGAATTTCAAGTCCTCCTGTAAAATTTCCTTGCTACTTTGGAATAAACACACCAACTAGAGGCGAGCTGATTTCAAGCATTCACAGCGAAGAGGAAATCTGCAAGGAAATAGGAGCAGACAGCCTGGCTTTTATCAGTGCGGAAGGAATGCTGGAGGCCTGCCGTGAATGCAATCCGGAGCAGTATGGATTCTGCAAAGGCTGCTTTACCGGCGAATATCCGATTTCTGTTCCCGGCGAGCTTAGCGGAAAAAAGATTTCTGACTGA